The Streptomyces nitrosporeus genome includes a window with the following:
- a CDS encoding NUDIX hydrolase, with amino-acid sequence MTPELATPVIDTHVILRAGDKILFSQRGGPYGHGRWHMPSGKLDRGEPLRAGAARELLEETGVTVDPEHLRLVHTVHHQQGAGVERIGFFFEAIRWDGEPENREPDKCLGLEWFTVHELPEDIIEYPEKGLLGYLGGRGSLTEQGWE; translated from the coding sequence ATGACACCGGAACTCGCGACACCCGTCATCGACACCCACGTCATCCTCCGCGCGGGCGACAAGATCCTGTTCTCCCAGCGCGGCGGACCATACGGGCATGGCCGCTGGCACATGCCGTCGGGCAAGCTCGACCGGGGCGAGCCCCTGCGGGCAGGGGCGGCCCGTGAACTGCTGGAGGAGACCGGGGTGACGGTCGATCCCGAGCACCTGCGACTGGTGCACACCGTGCACCACCAGCAGGGTGCAGGCGTCGAACGGATCGGCTTCTTCTTCGAAGCCATCCGGTGGGACGGGGAACCAGAGAACCGGGAGCCGGACAAGTGCCTCGGTCTGGAATGGTTCACCGTCCACGAGTTGCCCGAGGACATCATCGAGTACCCCGAAAAAGGTCTTCTCGGGTACCTGGGCGGTAGGGGCTCCCTGACAGAGCAGGGCTGGGAGTAA
- the rlmB gene encoding 23S rRNA (guanosine(2251)-2'-O)-methyltransferase RlmB, translating to MAGNSQRRNRRTSNKKGAQVGSGGQRRRGLEGKGPTPPASARKGHKKNRIANAQAKQAAARRPAPRRGGVKGTSEMVVGRNPVYEALRDGVPATTLYVQQYIDNDERVRECLQLAGERGNINLMEAPRPELDRMTKGLNHQGLVLQVPPYEYAHPEDLTAAAYDNDEDPLIVALDGVTDPRNLGAIVRSVSAFGGHGVVVPERRAAGMTAGAWKSSAGTAARTPVSRVTNLTRALEGYQKAGLTVVGLAADGEHTVEDLEALDGPVVIVIGSEGKGLGRLVGETCDYRVRISMPGGAESLNAGVAAGIVLYEVARRRG from the coding sequence ATGGCCGGGAACAGCCAGCGCAGGAACCGCCGCACGTCCAACAAGAAGGGCGCGCAGGTCGGCAGCGGTGGCCAGCGACGCCGTGGTCTCGAAGGCAAGGGACCGACGCCGCCCGCCTCCGCCCGCAAGGGACACAAGAAGAACCGGATCGCGAACGCCCAGGCCAAGCAGGCCGCGGCCCGCCGCCCCGCCCCGCGCCGCGGCGGCGTCAAGGGCACCTCGGAGATGGTCGTCGGCCGCAACCCGGTCTACGAGGCCCTGCGCGACGGCGTCCCCGCGACCACGCTCTACGTCCAGCAGTACATCGACAACGACGAGCGGGTCCGCGAGTGCCTCCAGCTCGCCGGCGAGCGCGGCAACATCAACCTCATGGAGGCCCCGCGCCCCGAGCTGGACCGGATGACGAAGGGCCTCAACCACCAGGGCCTGGTCCTCCAGGTCCCGCCGTACGAGTACGCGCACCCGGAGGACCTCACCGCCGCCGCGTACGACAACGACGAGGACCCGCTGATCGTGGCCCTCGACGGGGTCACCGACCCCCGCAACCTGGGTGCGATCGTCCGTTCCGTCTCCGCCTTCGGCGGCCATGGAGTCGTGGTGCCCGAGCGCCGCGCCGCCGGGATGACCGCCGGTGCGTGGAAGTCCTCCGCCGGTACGGCCGCCCGCACCCCCGTCTCCCGGGTCACCAACCTGACCCGCGCCCTGGAGGGGTACCAGAAGGCGGGCCTCACGGTCGTCGGCCTGGCCGCCGACGGCGAGCACACCGTCGAGGACCTGGAGGCGCTGGACGGGCCGGTCGTCATCGTGATCGGCAGCGAGGGCAAGGGGCTCGGCCGCCTCGTCGGAGAGACCTGCGACTACCGTGTCCGGATCTCGATGCCGGGTGGCGCGGAGTCGCTGAACGCCGGTGTCGCCGCCGGCATCGTCCTCTACGAGGTGGCGCGCCGCCGGGGCTGA
- the ectB gene encoding diaminobutyrate--2-oxoglutarate transaminase, producing MSIFETLESEVRSYCRGWPTVFDRAQGSHLHDEAGRTYLDFFSGAGSLNYGHNNPVLKRALLDYIEHDGITHGLDMATTAKRAFLECFQDVVLRPRDLSYKVMFPGPTGTNAVEAALKLARKVKGRESVVSFTNAFHGMSLGSLAVTGNAFKRAGAGIPLVHGTPMPFDNYLDGQVPDFLWFERLLEDQGSGLNRPAAVIVETVQGEGGINVARPEWLRALRDLCDRQDMLLIVDDIQMGCGRTGAFFSFEEAGITPDIVTLSKSISGYGLPMSLCLFRPELDIWEPGEHNGTFRGNSPAFVTATAALNTYWVDSRLMEKQTLARGEQVEQALLSIVKGLGHRGVSYRGRGLVWGMEFDDKTRAGRICARAFELGLLLETSGAQGEVVKLLPPLVIPPDDLQEGLGILDRAVGDTG from the coding sequence GTGAGCATTTTCGAGACTCTGGAGTCGGAGGTGCGCAGCTACTGCCGTGGCTGGCCCACCGTGTTCGACCGCGCGCAGGGCAGCCACCTCCACGACGAGGCCGGCCGCACCTACCTCGACTTCTTCTCCGGCGCGGGCTCCCTCAACTACGGGCACAACAACCCCGTACTGAAACGCGCGTTGCTCGACTACATCGAGCATGACGGCATCACCCACGGCCTGGACATGGCCACGACCGCGAAGCGCGCGTTCCTGGAGTGCTTCCAGGACGTCGTCCTCCGGCCACGCGATCTGTCGTACAAGGTGATGTTCCCCGGCCCGACCGGCACCAACGCCGTGGAGGCGGCGCTGAAGCTGGCCCGCAAGGTCAAGGGACGTGAGTCCGTCGTCTCCTTCACCAACGCCTTCCACGGCATGTCGCTCGGCTCCCTCGCCGTCACGGGGAACGCCTTCAAGCGGGCGGGCGCCGGCATCCCGCTGGTGCACGGCACCCCGATGCCCTTCGACAACTACCTCGACGGACAGGTCCCGGACTTCCTCTGGTTCGAGCGGCTCCTGGAGGACCAGGGTTCCGGCCTGAACCGGCCGGCCGCGGTGATCGTGGAGACCGTGCAGGGCGAGGGCGGCATCAACGTCGCCCGCCCGGAATGGCTGCGCGCCCTGCGGGACCTGTGCGACCGCCAGGACATGCTGCTGATCGTCGACGACATCCAGATGGGCTGCGGCCGCACCGGTGCGTTCTTCTCCTTCGAGGAAGCGGGCATCACCCCGGACATCGTCACGCTGTCGAAGTCCATCAGCGGCTACGGCCTGCCCATGTCGCTCTGCCTGTTCCGGCCCGAGCTCGACATCTGGGAGCCCGGCGAGCACAACGGCACCTTCCGCGGCAACAGCCCGGCGTTCGTGACCGCCACCGCGGCACTGAACACCTACTGGGTGGACAGCCGGCTCATGGAGAAACAGACCCTGGCCCGCGGCGAGCAGGTCGAACAGGCGCTGCTGTCGATCGTCAAGGGACTCGGCCACCGGGGTGTGAGCTACCGCGGCCGGGGCCTGGTGTGGGGCATGGAGTTCGACGACAAGACCCGCGCCGGAAGGATCTGCGCCCGCGCCTTCGAGCTGGGTCTGCTGCTGGAGACCTCGGGTGCGCAGGGCGAGGTGGTCAAGCTGCTGCCCCCGCTCGTCATCCCTCCCGACGACCTCCAGGAGGGCCTGGGCATCCTGGACCGCGCGGTCGGCGACACCGGATGA
- a CDS encoding nucleotidyltransferase family protein: MHTYPTQAVILAGGQGSRLRPYTDDRPKPMVEIPGTGTPIIGHQLSWLAAEGVTDAVVSCGHLADVLQDWLSSADLPLRVTTVVETEPLGRGGGLKHAAARLPDPSEPWYATNGDIWTRFSLREMAAFHTERDATATLALARPRIPWGAVETDAFGHITDFIESPPSPYLINAGVYVFAPAFTSLLPERGDHERTTFPGLARERRLAGYPLPHGAYWRAIDTAKDLTEAARELGARPGA, encoded by the coding sequence ATGCATACGTATCCGACGCAGGCCGTGATCCTGGCGGGTGGCCAGGGCTCACGGTTGCGCCCGTACACCGACGACCGTCCCAAGCCGATGGTCGAGATCCCGGGGACCGGGACTCCGATCATCGGCCATCAGCTGTCCTGGCTGGCCGCCGAGGGTGTCACCGACGCCGTGGTCTCGTGCGGTCATCTCGCCGATGTGCTGCAGGATTGGCTGTCGTCGGCCGACCTGCCGTTGCGCGTCACGACCGTCGTCGAGACCGAGCCCCTGGGCCGGGGCGGCGGTCTCAAGCATGCCGCGGCACGGCTGCCCGATCCGTCGGAGCCCTGGTACGCGACCAACGGTGACATCTGGACCCGGTTCTCGCTCCGGGAGATGGCCGCGTTCCACACCGAGCGGGACGCCACCGCGACGCTCGCGCTCGCCCGGCCCCGGATCCCCTGGGGCGCAGTGGAGACGGACGCGTTCGGGCACATCACCGACTTCATCGAGTCGCCGCCCTCGCCGTATCTGATCAACGCGGGGGTGTACGTCTTCGCCCCCGCCTTCACGTCGCTGCTGCCGGAGCGTGGCGACCACGAACGTACGACCTTCCCCGGCCTGGCCCGTGAGCGCCGGCTGGCGGGTTACCCGCTGCCCCACGGGGCGTACTGGCGGGCCATCGACACCGCGAAGGACCTCACCGAAGCGGCCAGGGAACTGGGCGCACGGCCGGGCGCGTAG
- a CDS encoding DoxX family membrane protein, giving the protein MSVDTRTPRFDEQPALSMTKVDSDPAQVIVNHASFRVQLAPGQRTRLRAVNPAGPVRIPAMSGVPGRRRAPVVWSGRSEPGDAGATGLLQAVRNSTAGYLDAPPSDGFGRTYGDGTDGTQLLPALEDTQPNPVLLAPPQQPGGPRTGALLPPMRQAVGAYDPVEPEPGAPYGERPYDDGRHGHTAYDDGAYDEGTDEPGGPSAQERRQTGDTVRHAYYPGRRMNLGVVLLPLRVLVGFISIYAGMGKLSDPVYFDGGDRGTMAKWLASMHPWAVAEPVHDFALTHPVGSGLAVAFLQIVVGVLTVLGLWQRIAAAFGLLLAAALVIAVSWRDSASYDASDVIFLAAWSPLVIAGAPVYSLDGRLAGEAWRTLGPRSDIWDLRRRVLRRGAVVATVVVGLTLLVGSMLGGAVRSTQVVTVPGPDGHPTNQLPGSPLPEESTGEPRQPSRTPEQRRSEASPSATPTTPSAVPSTPASDALPESGATTGASTGGPSQTQGTGQEPPQETVPQEPPAEVPGPTSTGGTASGGGAGGTDDGGSTGGGSTGGAGQNPIGGLFG; this is encoded by the coding sequence ATGAGTGTGGACACCAGAACGCCTCGGTTCGACGAACAACCCGCCCTGAGCATGACAAAGGTGGACAGCGACCCCGCCCAGGTCATCGTCAACCACGCCAGCTTCAGGGTGCAGCTCGCCCCGGGCCAGCGCACCCGTCTGCGCGCCGTGAATCCCGCCGGACCGGTCCGGATCCCCGCCATGAGCGGTGTCCCCGGCCGCCGGAGGGCCCCCGTCGTCTGGAGCGGCAGGTCGGAGCCGGGTGACGCCGGAGCGACCGGACTGCTCCAAGCCGTACGGAACTCCACGGCGGGCTACCTCGACGCCCCGCCGTCCGACGGCTTCGGCAGGACGTACGGCGACGGCACGGACGGTACCCAGCTCCTCCCGGCCCTGGAGGACACCCAGCCCAACCCCGTGCTCCTCGCACCGCCCCAGCAACCGGGCGGCCCCCGCACGGGGGCCCTGCTGCCCCCGATGCGGCAGGCCGTCGGCGCCTACGACCCGGTCGAACCGGAGCCCGGCGCCCCGTACGGCGAACGCCCCTACGACGACGGGCGACACGGGCACACGGCGTACGACGACGGAGCGTACGACGAGGGCACCGACGAGCCGGGCGGCCCGTCGGCGCAGGAGCGCCGGCAGACGGGCGACACCGTCCGGCACGCCTACTACCCCGGCCGCCGGATGAACCTCGGGGTCGTCCTGCTCCCGCTGCGCGTGCTCGTCGGCTTCATCTCCATCTACGCCGGCATGGGCAAGCTCTCCGACCCCGTCTACTTCGACGGCGGCGACCGCGGCACCATGGCCAAGTGGCTGGCCTCGATGCACCCGTGGGCGGTCGCGGAGCCGGTGCACGACTTCGCGCTGACCCATCCGGTCGGCTCGGGGCTGGCCGTGGCCTTCCTCCAGATCGTCGTCGGTGTGCTGACCGTGCTCGGTCTGTGGCAGCGGATCGCCGCGGCCTTCGGCCTGCTGCTCGCCGCCGCGCTCGTGATCGCCGTCAGCTGGCGTGACAGCGCGTCCTACGACGCCTCCGACGTCATCTTCCTGGCGGCCTGGAGCCCGCTGGTCATCGCCGGCGCCCCGGTCTACTCGCTGGACGGGCGGCTGGCCGGCGAGGCCTGGCGCACCCTCGGCCCGCGCTCGGACATCTGGGACCTGCGCCGCCGGGTCCTGCGCCGCGGCGCGGTCGTCGCCACCGTCGTCGTCGGGCTGACCCTGCTGGTGGGCTCGATGCTCGGCGGGGCGGTCCGCTCCACCCAGGTGGTCACCGTGCCCGGCCCGGACGGCCACCCGACCAACCAGCTGCCCGGTTCGCCGCTGCCGGAGGAATCCACCGGAGAGCCGCGGCAGCCGTCCCGGACGCCGGAGCAGCGCCGTTCGGAGGCATCTCCGTCCGCCACGCCGACGACCCCGTCCGCCGTGCCCTCGACCCCGGCCTCCGACGCGTTGCCCGAGAGCGGCGCGACCACCGGTGCGAGCACCGGCGGGCCCAGCCAGACCCAGGGCACCGGCCAGGAACCGCCGCAGGAGACGGTCCCGCAGGAGCCGCCGGCCGAGGTCCCCGGCCCGACCTCCACGGGCGGCACCGCTTCCGGTGGCGGTGCCGGCGGGACGGACGACGGAGGTTCCACGGGCGGCGGTTCCACCGGCGGCGCCGGCCAGAACCCCATCGGCGGCCTCTTCGGCTGA
- the tmk gene encoding dTMP kinase — translation MTRRGRFISVDGPSGVGKSTTIQALYDELLTRRVTVHRTVEPTTSELGRFIRGHFAHIRGHALACLVAADRYEHVQHEIEPRTRAGDTVITDRYLASTLVMQRLDGVPLDYLLALNAPVLRPDLSVILTADPGLITERIAARGPVNRFHHDPAAPGREVLYYEEVAQILMAGRVKVLVVDTGESTPSEVAAAIADAIPDSSVASALPAQPRTSQGP, via the coding sequence ATGACGCGACGAGGCCGGTTCATCAGCGTCGACGGCCCCAGTGGCGTCGGGAAATCCACCACCATCCAGGCCCTGTACGACGAACTCCTCACCCGGCGCGTCACCGTGCACCGGACCGTGGAGCCCACCACCAGCGAACTCGGCCGGTTCATCCGCGGCCACTTCGCCCACATCCGCGGCCACGCCCTGGCCTGCCTGGTCGCCGCCGACCGGTACGAGCACGTCCAGCACGAGATCGAACCCCGGACGCGCGCCGGCGACACCGTGATCACCGATCGGTATCTCGCCTCGACGCTCGTCATGCAGCGGCTCGACGGGGTGCCGCTCGATTACCTGCTGGCCCTGAACGCCCCCGTCCTGCGGCCGGACCTGTCCGTCATCCTCACCGCCGACCCCGGACTCATCACCGAACGGATCGCCGCGCGCGGCCCGGTCAACCGGTTCCACCACGACCCGGCCGCTCCGGGCCGGGAAGTCCTCTACTACGAGGAGGTGGCCCAGATCCTCATGGCGGGCCGTGTGAAGGTGCTGGTCGTGGACACCGGAGAGTCCACCCCATCGGAGGTAGCCGCGGCGATCGCCGACGCGATCCCCGATTCGTCGGTAGCGTCGGCTCTCCCAGCACAGCCGAGAACCTCTCAGGGACCATGA
- a CDS encoding ABC transporter ATP-binding protein, giving the protein MASVTFDKASRVYPGSTKPAVDQLEIDIADGEFLVLVGPSGCGKSTSLRMLAGLEDVNGGAIRIGDRDVTHLPPKDRDIAMVFQNYALYPHMTVADNMGFALKIAGVNKTEIRAKVEEAAKMLDLTDYLDRKPKALSGGQRQRVAMGRAIVREPQVFLMDEPLSNLDAKLRVSTRTQIASLQRRLGITTVYVTHDQVEALTMGDRVAVLKDGLLQQVDSPRNMYDRPANLFVAGFIGSPAMNLVEVPITDGGVKFGNSVVPVSREALTAAANRGDRTVTVGIRPEHFDIVEHGGAAAQSLAKGSAGAPAGLAVSVNVVEELGADGYVYGAAQVGGEHKDLVVRVGGRAVPEKGTELHVVPRPDELHVFATSTGERLTA; this is encoded by the coding sequence ATGGCCAGCGTCACGTTCGACAAGGCGTCCCGCGTCTACCCCGGCTCCACCAAGCCGGCCGTGGACCAGCTCGAGATCGACATCGCGGACGGGGAGTTCCTCGTCCTCGTCGGTCCTTCCGGTTGCGGTAAGTCGACCTCCCTGCGCATGCTCGCGGGTCTCGAGGACGTCAACGGCGGTGCGATCCGCATCGGTGACCGCGACGTCACCCACCTTCCGCCGAAGGACCGGGACATCGCGATGGTGTTCCAGAACTACGCGCTCTACCCGCACATGACCGTCGCGGACAACATGGGCTTCGCGCTCAAGATCGCCGGTGTGAACAAGACCGAGATCCGGGCGAAGGTCGAAGAGGCCGCCAAGATGCTGGACCTCACCGACTACCTGGACCGCAAGCCCAAGGCGCTCTCCGGCGGTCAGCGCCAGCGTGTGGCGATGGGCCGCGCCATCGTGCGTGAGCCGCAGGTCTTCCTCATGGACGAGCCGCTGTCGAACCTCGACGCCAAGCTCCGTGTGTCGACGCGTACGCAGATCGCCTCCCTGCAGCGCCGCCTCGGCATCACCACCGTGTACGTCACCCACGACCAGGTCGAGGCCCTCACCATGGGCGACCGCGTCGCGGTCCTCAAGGACGGTCTGCTCCAGCAGGTCGACTCGCCGCGCAACATGTACGACCGCCCGGCGAACCTCTTCGTCGCCGGCTTCATCGGCTCCCCGGCCATGAACCTGGTCGAGGTCCCGATCACCGACGGCGGTGTGAAGTTCGGCAACAGCGTCGTCCCGGTCTCCCGTGAGGCGCTCACCGCCGCCGCGAACCGCGGCGACCGCACGGTCACCGTCGGCATCCGCCCGGAGCACTTCGACATCGTCGAGCACGGTGGCGCCGCCGCCCAGTCGCTCGCCAAGGGCTCGGCCGGCGCGCCCGCCGGTCTGGCCGTCTCGGTCAACGTCGTCGAGGAGCTCGGCGCCGACGGCTACGTCTACGGTGCCGCGCAGGTCGGTGGCGAGCACAAGGACCTGGTCGTCCGCGTCGGCGGCCGCGCCGTCCCGGAGAAGGGCACCGAACTGCACGTCGTGCCGCGCCCGGACGAGCTGCACGTCTTCGCGACCTCGACCGGCGAGCGCCTCACCGCCTGA
- a CDS encoding glycosyltransferase family 2 protein, protein MSSCAARPMVGAVVLTMNDRPDEFPRAVASLLAQEGIDLDVIVVGNGCQPEQVPDGVRTVALPENAGIPEGRNAGAAGVGGDYLFFFDNDAHLPDTDTLARLVSEFRRDSQLAYVQPRISDPATGVTLRRWVPRLRASDPARPGVVTVMAEGAVMIRRDAYDRAGGWPGHFFLFHEGVELAWRLWDLGCTGRYVPDIVVHHPATDPARHDTFYRLNARNRVWVARRNLPFSLVPLNLATWCLITLWRIRDRQALRVTLAGFREGLAGAHGPRTSMSWRTVIRLTRAGRPPIF, encoded by the coding sequence GTGAGCAGCTGCGCGGCGCGTCCCATGGTCGGCGCGGTCGTTCTGACCATGAACGACCGGCCCGACGAATTCCCCCGGGCCGTGGCCTCGCTCCTCGCCCAAGAGGGCATCGATCTCGATGTCATCGTGGTGGGCAACGGCTGCCAACCCGAACAGGTCCCCGACGGAGTCCGGACCGTCGCACTACCTGAGAACGCCGGCATCCCCGAGGGACGCAACGCCGGGGCCGCAGGCGTCGGAGGGGACTACCTGTTCTTCTTCGACAACGACGCCCACCTGCCCGACACCGACACGCTCGCCCGCCTGGTGTCCGAGTTCCGCCGCGATTCACAGCTCGCATATGTGCAGCCCCGGATCAGCGACCCGGCAACAGGGGTGACCCTGCGCCGTTGGGTGCCGCGTCTTCGTGCCTCCGACCCCGCCCGTCCCGGCGTCGTGACAGTCATGGCCGAAGGCGCCGTCATGATCCGTCGCGACGCCTACGACCGGGCCGGAGGCTGGCCCGGCCACTTCTTCCTCTTCCACGAGGGGGTCGAGTTGGCGTGGCGCCTGTGGGACCTGGGATGCACCGGCCGGTACGTGCCTGACATCGTCGTCCACCATCCTGCTACCGACCCGGCGCGGCATGACACCTTTTACCGGCTCAACGCCCGCAACCGCGTCTGGGTCGCCCGCCGTAACCTCCCCTTCTCCCTGGTCCCGCTCAACCTGGCCACCTGGTGCTTGATCACCCTGTGGCGCATCCGAGACCGCCAAGCCCTCCGCGTCACACTCGCCGGATTCCGGGAGGGGCTGGCCGGCGCCCACGGACCGAGAACGTCTATGTCATGGCGGACAGTCATTCGCCTCACAAGGGCGGGCAGGCCGCCCATTTTTTGA
- a CDS encoding B12-binding domain-containing radical SAM protein has product MSRLPLITGADPAHSLDALFVNAPLRDYDQRPRTNDYTLPVLGMAYIATYAQYAGFNVGVLDAEALGLGITETAKIVNVAAPRWTAMNLLAPTYEMSARIAAQLDPDIALMAGGHHAKAMPDRILADPRMANLRALVLGEGELRVAALLEDEQRRRELPGVVWRDRLLGTRVTGITSDPERAAAMLGPDINALPYVDRRFLPQDPYRAVPTEADRRLAASRGTALLGEAAVSGHVEANIVGSRGCPYNCTFCGAAVSANPDLTIRVRTPENIIGELDSLHTEFGVTAFRFVDDLFLGVGRVIEEQMAAFTRHRVGERYVWDATGRINVLDRVSDAELDRLVRNGLREVALGVESGSDRVLKAMDKRIDAEMTERVTRRLTEHGIGVKAYFILGFPGESHDDLQATVRHIHNLWAIADTNPGDVRASVFEFRPYPGTPVWTTLTDAGHAPDTLLAYGDVDLTEDGADESMRARDEFNFSVGIQFGDVPLTKIRSTLATLTRDQHQRNRTALGGAA; this is encoded by the coding sequence ATGTCACGGTTACCGCTGATCACGGGGGCTGACCCGGCCCACTCACTCGACGCCCTGTTCGTCAACGCACCGCTGCGCGACTACGACCAACGGCCCCGCACCAACGACTACACCCTCCCCGTGCTCGGCATGGCCTACATCGCCACCTACGCACAGTACGCCGGATTCAACGTAGGCGTCCTCGACGCCGAAGCCCTCGGGCTGGGCATCACCGAGACAGCGAAGATCGTCAACGTTGCCGCTCCTCGGTGGACGGCGATGAACCTCCTGGCCCCTACCTACGAGATGTCCGCGCGGATCGCCGCGCAGCTCGATCCGGACATCGCCCTGATGGCCGGCGGCCACCACGCCAAGGCGATGCCCGACAGGATCCTCGCGGACCCCCGCATGGCCAACCTGCGTGCTCTCGTCCTCGGCGAAGGGGAGCTACGCGTCGCCGCGCTCCTGGAGGACGAGCAACGCCGTCGGGAACTCCCCGGCGTCGTATGGCGGGACCGGCTGCTCGGCACCCGGGTGACCGGCATCACCAGCGACCCGGAACGCGCCGCCGCCATGCTCGGTCCGGACATCAACGCCCTGCCGTACGTCGATCGCCGCTTTCTTCCGCAAGACCCTTACCGGGCCGTGCCGACGGAAGCGGACCGCCGCCTCGCGGCGAGCCGCGGCACGGCACTGCTCGGGGAAGCGGCCGTGAGCGGGCACGTGGAGGCGAACATCGTCGGAAGCCGCGGCTGCCCCTACAACTGCACCTTCTGCGGCGCCGCCGTCAGCGCCAACCCGGACCTGACGATCCGCGTTCGCACCCCCGAGAACATCATCGGGGAACTCGACTCTCTCCACACCGAGTTCGGAGTGACCGCGTTCCGGTTCGTGGACGACCTGTTCCTCGGCGTCGGCCGTGTCATCGAGGAACAGATGGCCGCGTTCACCCGGCACAGGGTCGGCGAGCGGTACGTGTGGGATGCCACCGGCCGCATCAACGTCCTCGACCGGGTCTCCGACGCCGAACTTGACCGCCTCGTGCGCAACGGGCTGCGGGAAGTCGCTCTCGGCGTCGAGTCCGGCAGTGACCGCGTCCTGAAGGCCATGGACAAGCGGATCGACGCCGAGATGACCGAGCGCGTCACCCGGCGCCTGACCGAGCACGGCATCGGCGTGAAGGCGTACTTCATCCTCGGCTTCCCCGGTGAGTCCCACGACGACCTCCAGGCCACCGTCCGCCATATCCACAACCTCTGGGCCATCGCCGACACGAACCCCGGAGACGTACGGGCCAGCGTGTTCGAGTTCCGCCCCTACCCCGGCACCCCCGTGTGGACGACCCTCACCGACGCCGGCCACGCCCCTGACACACTCCTCGCGTACGGCGACGTCGACCTGACCGAGGACGGCGCCGACGAGTCGATGCGGGCCCGCGACGAGTTCAACTTCTCTGTCGGTATCCAGTTCGGAGACGTCCCCCTCACCAAGATCCGCTCCACCCTGGCCACGCTCACCCGTGATCAGCACCAGCGCAACCGAACGGCCCTGGGGGGCGCGGCATGA
- the cysS gene encoding cysteine--tRNA ligase — MTIRLYDTSARQIRDFVPLTAGCVSIYLCGATVQAAPHIGHIRSGLNFDIMRRWFAYRGYDVTFIRNVTDIDDKIIKKSAERNRPWWSIGYENERAFNDAYDALGCLPPTYEPRATGHVTEMVEMMRGLIERGHAYEADGNVYFDVRSFEGYLELSNQDLDDLRQPSGDNETGKRDKRDFAMWKTAKPGEPSWETPWGRGRPGWHLECSAMAHKYLGSAFDIHGGGIDLIFPHHENEIAQAKAFGDTFARYWVHNAWVTMAGEKMSKSLDNSVLVADMVERWRPIVLRYYLGTPHYRSMIDYSEEALREAESAFGRIEGFVQRVTEMAGGEVAPAAEVPPAFAEAMDDDFGVPQALAIIHTAVRQGNSALAADDKEAAVARLAEVRAMLGVLGLDPLDPHWTGGSGGGEDLHGVVDTLVRLVLDQRESARERKDWPAADAIRDRLSQSGLVIEDSPSGPRWTLGPR, encoded by the coding sequence GTGACTATTCGCCTGTACGACACCAGCGCCCGGCAGATCCGTGACTTCGTGCCGCTCACCGCGGGCTGTGTCTCGATCTACCTCTGTGGCGCTACCGTCCAGGCCGCCCCCCACATCGGGCACATCCGGTCCGGGCTGAACTTCGACATCATGCGCCGCTGGTTCGCCTACCGCGGCTACGACGTGACCTTCATCCGGAACGTCACCGACATCGACGACAAGATCATCAAGAAGTCGGCCGAGCGGAACCGCCCCTGGTGGTCCATCGGTTACGAGAACGAGCGCGCCTTCAACGACGCCTACGACGCCCTGGGCTGCCTCCCGCCGACGTACGAACCGCGTGCCACCGGCCACGTCACCGAGATGGTCGAGATGATGCGCGGCCTGATCGAGCGGGGCCACGCCTACGAGGCCGACGGCAACGTCTACTTCGACGTGCGCTCGTTCGAGGGGTACCTGGAGCTGTCCAACCAGGACCTCGACGACCTGCGCCAGCCCTCCGGCGACAACGAGACCGGCAAGCGCGACAAGCGCGACTTCGCCATGTGGAAGACCGCCAAGCCGGGCGAGCCCAGCTGGGAGACCCCGTGGGGCCGCGGCCGGCCCGGCTGGCACCTGGAGTGCTCCGCGATGGCCCACAAGTACCTGGGCAGCGCCTTCGACATCCACGGCGGCGGCATCGACCTGATCTTCCCGCACCACGAGAACGAGATCGCCCAGGCCAAGGCCTTCGGCGACACCTTCGCGCGGTACTGGGTGCACAACGCCTGGGTCACCATGGCCGGCGAGAAGATGTCGAAGTCCCTGGACAACTCCGTCCTGGTCGCCGACATGGTCGAGCGGTGGCGTCCCATCGTGCTGCGCTACTACCTCGGCACCCCGCACTACCGGTCGATGATCGACTACAGCGAGGAGGCCCTGCGCGAGGCCGAGTCCGCCTTCGGGCGGATCGAGGGCTTCGTCCAGCGGGTCACCGAGATGGCCGGCGGCGAGGTCGCCCCGGCCGCCGAGGTGCCGCCGGCGTTCGCCGAGGCGATGGACGACGACTTCGGGGTCCCGCAGGCGCTGGCGATCATCCACACCGCCGTCCGGCAGGGCAACTCCGCCCTCGCCGCCGACGACAAGGAAGCGGCCGTCGCCAGGCTGGCCGAGGTGCGTGCCATGCTGGGTGTGCTGGGCCTGGACCCGCTCGACCCCCACTGGACGGGCGGGAGCGGCGGCGGTGAGGATCTGCACGGCGTCGTGGACACCCTCGTACGGCTCGTACTGGACCAGCGGGAGTCGGCACGCGAGCGCAAGGACTGGCCCGCCGCCGACGCCATCCGCGACCGGCTGAGCCAGTCGGGCCTGGTCATCGAGGACAGCCCCAGCGGCCCCCGGTGGACCCTCGGCCCGCGCTGA